Proteins encoded within one genomic window of Sneathia sanguinegens:
- a CDS encoding type II secretion system protein GspD produces the protein MIKKIFMYVTLFAVICFSYTNKKMEEKADSLFIPISLKGKNIVKEQDKNFQIKKNSVYKLKNKLAIDLLPILNGISEAKIKGIDNFLVITGTDNEISEMCKLIEKLDVEKQQVLLKLNIIDTSKNLFDRLGFNWKLNKNFSFAGVIAEFLGGNLSFSNLLTNNSRLLDVDIDALKENGELVLKSSPNIVVLDGDKGIFKVTDESIFEVKNSENKNSNIISREAGIILEVEPKIKKDYIQIKLKAEVSNFKSKDMKKQNIIETVINIENNKSMFIGGATSIVKDDTKSKTPILGDIPIIGSLFTYQTRGNVQREIYMELEAKII, from the coding sequence ATGATTAAAAAAATTTTTATGTATGTAACATTATTTGCAGTAATCTGCTTTTCATATACTAATAAAAAAATGGAAGAAAAAGCCGATTCTTTATTTATACCTATTAGTTTGAAAGGTAAAAATATAGTAAAAGAACAAGACAAAAATTTTCAAATCAAAAAAAATTCTGTATATAAATTAAAAAATAAATTGGCTATTGATTTATTGCCAATATTAAATGGAATATCTGAAGCAAAAATAAAAGGTATAGATAATTTTTTAGTAATAACAGGTACGGATAATGAAATTAGTGAAATGTGCAAATTAATAGAAAAATTAGATGTTGAAAAGCAACAGGTTTTATTGAAATTGAATATAATAGACACAAGTAAAAATTTATTTGATAGATTAGGATTTAATTGGAAACTAAATAAAAATTTTTCTTTTGCAGGTGTAATAGCAGAATTTTTAGGAGGTAATTTAAGTTTTTCAAATTTATTAACCAATAATAGTAGATTATTGGATGTTGATATAGATGCATTAAAAGAAAATGGAGAACTTGTTTTAAAATCAAGTCCTAATATAGTTGTTTTAGATGGGGATAAAGGTATATTTAAGGTCACTGATGAAAGTATTTTTGAGGTAAAAAATAGTGAAAATAAAAATAGTAATATAATTTCAAGAGAAGCAGGAATAATATTAGAAGTTGAACCAAAAATAAAAAAAGACTATATTCAAATAAAATTAAAGGCAGAAGTAAGTAATTTTAAATCAAAAGATATGAAAAAACAGAATATTATAGAAACAGTTATAAATATTGAAAATAATAAAAGCATGTTTATCGGTGGAGCAACAAGTATAGTTAAAGATGATACTAAATCAAAAACACCTATTCTTGGAGATATACCTATTATAGGTAGTTTATTCACATATCAAACTAGAGGTAATGTTCAAAGAGAAATTTATATGGAGTTAGAGGCGAAAATAATATGA
- a CDS encoding type II secretion system F family protein: MTEFTFRKKFVEQLSDLLEGEINLIEAITILKRVFKGKYKEKIQKLKLQLEKGKDLDVAFLNISKDKEFLSFIKTSQKTGDLKGCMKLLKEKYQFISQIKSEIISIIIYPVVVISTAIIILNVLLMVVVPKFIEIYKDLDQELPNLTKSVINISEFLLRFKLYILLIFLSLIVLITYLIKSNNIIYHSIILKNGLIRDYHILGFTQTMYAAFASKIIFLDALKICMDTNNQAFKYELQKIFKKIEKGDSITMAFEKAKYFDIEYKNYISIADATGEVEKVFKTLTTIKNNRLRYKIRIYLKFLEPISIMIIALFVGLIVLAIMLPLFNLGESIM, translated from the coding sequence ATGACAGAATTTACTTTTAGGAAAAAATTTGTTGAACAATTAAGCGATTTATTAGAAGGAGAAATAAATTTAATAGAAGCCATAACAATATTAAAAAGGGTATTTAAGGGTAAATATAAGGAAAAAATACAAAAGTTAAAGCTTCAATTAGAAAAAGGAAAAGATTTAGATGTTGCTTTTTTGAATATATCAAAAGACAAGGAGTTTTTATCTTTTATTAAAACAAGTCAAAAAACTGGGGATTTAAAGGGTTGTATGAAACTTTTGAAAGAAAAATATCAATTCATTTCACAAATAAAATCTGAAATAATATCTATAATAATCTATCCGGTAGTTGTAATAAGTACAGCTATAATAATTTTAAATGTCTTATTAATGGTTGTTGTTCCTAAATTTATAGAAATTTATAAAGATCTAGATCAAGAATTACCTAATTTAACAAAATCCGTTATAAATATTTCAGAATTTTTATTAAGATTTAAACTATATATATTATTAATTTTTTTAAGTTTAATTGTCTTAATAACATATTTAATAAAGTCAAATAATATTATTTATCATTCTATTATTTTAAAAAATGGCTTAATAAGAGATTATCATATATTAGGTTTTACCCAAACTATGTATGCAGCTTTTGCTTCAAAAATAATATTTTTGGATGCATTAAAAATTTGTATGGATACAAATAATCAGGCATTTAAATATGAATTACAAAAAATATTTAAGAAAATAGAAAAAGGTGATAGCATAACTATGGCTTTTGAAAAAGCAAAGTACTTTGATATTGAGTATAAAAATTATATCTCTATAGCAGATGCTACAGGAGAAGTTGAAAAGGTTTTTAAAACTTTGACCACTATAAAAAATAATAGATTAAGATATAAAATAAGAATTTATTTAAAATTTTTAGAACCAATATCTATTATGATTATTGCATTGTTCGTAGGACTTATTGTTCTTGCTATTATGTTACCATTATTTAATCTTGGTGAAAGTATAATGTAA
- the pip gene encoding prolyl aminopeptidase, protein MNLYEKIDPYNKGYLKVSKLHSIYYEECGNKNGIPIVFVHGGPGCGSGEIARQFFNKEKYRIIIFDQRGSGRSKPFVELRENTTFDLVEDMEKLRKTLKIDKWILFGGSWGTTLSLVYAINYPENVSGLILRGIFLARKEDVDWLYCGGAGQFFPEEFEKYISILSEEERKDIIASYMKYLSSDDMKIVSKYAKFWNDWESSCVRLYPMKLADEVTEYDIAVARLECHYFYNNSFIKENYILDNIDKIKNIKTLICHGRYDVDCRPSGAYQLAKHMNNCKLIFVDASGHSSFEPGIAKQLIEFTDGWEEK, encoded by the coding sequence ATGAATTTATATGAAAAAATTGATCCATATAATAAAGGATATTTAAAAGTTTCCAAATTGCATAGTATATATTATGAGGAATGTGGAAATAAAAATGGAATACCCATAGTATTTGTACATGGTGGACCAGGGTGTGGAAGTGGAGAAATTGCAAGACAATTTTTTAACAAAGAAAAATATAGAATAATAATTTTTGATCAAAGAGGATCAGGTAGGTCAAAACCCTTTGTTGAATTAAGAGAAAATACCACATTTGATTTGGTAGAAGATATGGAAAAATTAAGAAAAACTCTAAAAATAGATAAATGGATATTATTTGGTGGGAGTTGGGGAACAACTTTGAGTTTAGTTTATGCCATCAATTATCCAGAAAATGTTAGTGGACTTATACTAAGAGGTATTTTTTTAGCAAGGAAAGAAGATGTGGATTGGCTTTACTGTGGTGGAGCTGGGCAATTTTTCCCTGAAGAATTTGAAAAATATATTTCCATATTAAGTGAAGAAGAAAGAAAAGATATAATAGCAAGTTATATGAAATATTTATCTTCGGATGATATGAAGATAGTTTCAAAATATGCAAAATTTTGGAATGATTGGGAAAGTAGTTGTGTTAGATTATATCCAATGAAATTAGCAGATGAAGTAACTGAATATGATATTGCAGTTGCTAGATTGGAGTGCCATTATTTCTATAATAACAGCTTTATTAAAGAAAACTATATTTTAGATAATATTGACAAGATTAAAAATATTAAAACATTGATATGTCATGGTAGATATGATGTAGATTGTAGACCAAGTGGAGCATATCAATTAGCTAAACATATGAATAATTGTAAATTAATATTTGTTGATGCTTCTGGGCATTCATCATTTGAGCCAGGTATAGCTAAACAACTTATTGAATTTACAGATGGGTGGGAAGAAAAATGA
- a CDS encoding tetratricopeptide repeat protein has product MTIREKIDSINKMTEERKILIKESKTVEEVELLKKMLKYTEEVYGEDSNSTIKLLNELGGTSKYIGEYDLGISCLQKALDIIEKKFGIDSITYATTTLNLCEVYRFKGELNKLENLYKTVISIYEKYKMIDSYEYASVCNNLGLYYQDTEQYEKALELHLKSLEILKNMPDYKVAFATTYNNLAIAYRMLGQNEKSDECIKISLDIYEKEVGKGHAMYSAAINNLAVTFYNKGELEKALELFKKVLFICEASFGRGSINYEKVKENVDMVKETIEMRKRK; this is encoded by the coding sequence ATGACTATAAGAGAAAAAATAGATAGTATTAATAAAATGACAGAAGAAAGAAAAATTTTAATAAAAGAAAGTAAGACAGTAGAAGAAGTTGAATTATTAAAAAAAATGCTTAAATATACTGAAGAAGTGTATGGAGAAGATTCAAATAGTACTATTAAATTATTAAATGAATTAGGTGGTACTTCAAAATATATAGGTGAATATGATCTTGGAATTTCATGCTTACAAAAAGCATTAGATATAATAGAAAAAAAATTTGGAATAGATAGTATTACATATGCAACAACAACTTTGAATTTATGTGAAGTCTATAGATTTAAAGGTGAATTGAATAAATTGGAAAATTTATATAAGACAGTTATTTCAATATATGAAAAATATAAGATGATAGATTCTTATGAATATGCAAGTGTCTGTAATAATTTAGGTTTATACTATCAAGATACAGAACAATATGAAAAAGCTTTAGAATTACATTTGAAAAGTTTAGAAATATTAAAGAATATGCCTGATTATAAGGTAGCTTTTGCAACAACATATAATAATTTGGCAATAGCATATAGAATGTTAGGGCAAAATGAAAAATCTGATGAATGTATAAAAATAAGTTTGGATATTTATGAAAAAGAAGTTGGTAAAGGACATGCTATGTATTCAGCAGCAATTAATAATTTAGCGGTTACTTTCTATAACAAAGGTGAGCTTGAAAAGGCATTAGAATTATTTAAAAAAGTATTATTTATTTGTGAAGCTTCATTTGGAAGAGGAAGTATAAATTACGAAAAAGTTAAAGAAAATGTTGATATGGTTAAAGAAACAATAGAAATGAGAAAAAGAAAATGA
- a CDS encoding DUF4037 domain-containing protein yields the protein MKGMELVKENFFNNTLPILREYDIKISAGLVGYGSECYGFDDEYSKDHDFSKQACIWLKKEDYEKYGKEINERILDEHYKKTKTVWSNDRRGVLDIDKFIFTFLGTTRGPETDEDFLNIPEYLLSSFTNGEIFIDELGIITEVRKKVEFYPRDIRYNRIATRCMNASREGLYNYERCLKRNEMVACNQALSKFIEETIELYHLIYKKYCPYYKWYHRMLKTFDEKAANFYDRLVDSNTSSQEKLNIISMICSDIIDKLEKEEIIIRVSDYLGYYGPIIQSRIDNDRIRDLGFWSD from the coding sequence ATGAAGGGTATGGAATTAGTTAAGGAAAACTTTTTTAATAATACTTTACCAATACTTAGAGAATATGATATTAAAATTTCAGCAGGTTTAGTTGGATATGGTTCAGAATGTTATGGCTTTGATGATGAATATTCAAAAGATCATGATTTTAGTAAACAAGCTTGTATATGGTTAAAAAAAGAAGATTATGAAAAATATGGTAAAGAAATAAATGAAAGAATATTAGATGAACATTATAAGAAAACAAAAACAGTTTGGTCTAATGATAGAAGAGGTGTATTAGACATAGATAAGTTTATTTTTACTTTTTTAGGAACTACAAGAGGACCTGAAACTGATGAAGACTTTCTTAATATACCAGAATATTTATTGTCTTCTTTTACCAATGGTGAAATATTTATTGATGAATTGGGTATAATAACAGAAGTAAGAAAAAAGGTTGAGTTTTATCCAAGAGATATAAGATATAATAGAATAGCAACTAGATGTATGAATGCTTCAAGAGAAGGTTTGTACAATTATGAAAGATGTTTAAAAAGAAATGAAATGGTTGCTTGTAATCAAGCTTTATCAAAATTTATAGAAGAAACAATAGAGTTATATCATTTAATTTATAAAAAATATTGCCCTTATTATAAATGGTATCACAGAATGCTTAAAACTTTTGATGAAAAAGCTGCTAATTTTTACGATAGATTAGTTGATAGCAATACAAGCAGTCAAGAAAAGTTAAATATAATAAGTATGATATGTAGTGATATAATAGATAAATTAGAAAAAGAAGAAATAATAATTAGAGTTAGCGACTATCTAGGTTATTATGGACCTATTATTCAATCAAGAATAGATAATGATAGAATAAGAGATTTAGGATTTTGGAGTGATTAA
- a CDS encoding DUF4125 family protein: protein MIKLKELIDIILEIEWNYFTNLKNTGGRASCQDNKKEFLITRGSQWENLNIQILLSYLDDLKQYKLEGRNPLFEKYAYMMQYTHKDEYEKLVKYLPKKNEKKEKLIDKIEEIVMNWEREFIKKYPNLAKYVRGVDVDDTGLIASTRTYLRGEHSTYSYKTNLLYLNYISSIDYNLAEKIYETIFKKKGYKNLEEVENIVRGG from the coding sequence GTGATTAAGTTGAAGGAATTAATAGATATTATTTTAGAAATTGAATGGAATTATTTTACAAATTTAAAAAATACTGGAGGAAGAGCAAGTTGTCAAGATAATAAAAAAGAATTTCTTATTACAAGAGGAAGTCAATGGGAAAATCTAAATATACAAATTTTATTAAGCTATCTTGATGATTTAAAACAATATAAATTGGAAGGAAGAAATCCTTTATTTGAAAAATATGCGTATATGATGCAATATACTCACAAGGATGAATATGAAAAATTAGTTAAATATTTACCGAAAAAAAATGAAAAAAAAGAAAAATTAATTGATAAAATAGAAGAAATTGTGATGAATTGGGAAAGAGAGTTTATAAAAAAATATCCTAATTTAGCAAAATATGTTAGAGGTGTAGATGTCGATGATACAGGGCTTATAGCATCTACTAGAACATATTTAAGAGGTGAACATAGTACTTATTCATATAAAACTAATCTTCTATACTTAAATTATATATCTTCTATTGACTATAATTTGGCAGAAAAGATATATGAAACAATATTTAAGAAAAAAGGATATAAGAATTTAGAAGAAGTTGAAAATATTGTACGTGGAGGATAG
- a CDS encoding PTS transporter subunit EIIC: MQKFIKLLGEIFSPIIPILLVGGLLCAICNLVHFSKFKEIEQMLKLISQIPFKCLPVFIAFSATKAFGGNAYLGAFLALIMINPEISIKYKMDYQATVLPIIIMSYILVFIEKKLKKIVNKNVGDILAPILALVITAYLTLTFAGKVLLYLGNGLSVVVLFIYNKLGFIGSGILGFVYAPIVITGLHHALLPIETNLLKVNGNFITPIAAISNIAQAGSVFAVYFLEKDKKEKNVQALAGVSALLGITEPAMFGVNLKYKRAFYSSLVGSMLACIFLGLYKARAISVGITGIFVFLIMPLNKIVIFFISAIIAFGISFISTYYFLRGTLE, translated from the coding sequence ATGCAAAAATTTATAAAATTACTTGGTGAAATTTTCAGTCCGATAATACCTATATTGCTTGTAGGTGGTTTATTGTGTGCTATATGTAATTTAGTTCATTTTTCTAAATTTAAAGAAATAGAGCAAATGTTAAAATTAATCTCTCAAATTCCATTTAAGTGTTTACCAGTATTTATCGCCTTTTCAGCTACAAAGGCCTTTGGAGGTAATGCATATTTGGGAGCATTTTTAGCATTAATTATGATAAATCCAGAAATTTCTATTAAATATAAAATGGATTATCAAGCAACAGTTTTGCCTATTATAATAATGTCATATATACTTGTGTTTATTGAAAAAAAGTTAAAAAAAATTGTAAATAAGAATGTCGGAGACATTTTAGCTCCAATATTAGCACTAGTTATAACAGCTTATTTAACTTTAACTTTTGCAGGGAAGGTATTATTATATTTAGGAAATGGACTTAGTGTAGTAGTATTATTTATTTACAATAAGTTAGGTTTTATTGGCTCAGGAATATTAGGCTTTGTATATGCACCCATAGTAATAACAGGCTTACATCATGCTTTATTGCCTATAGAAACTAATTTGTTAAAAGTAAATGGAAATTTTATAACACCCATTGCTGCAATTTCAAATATAGCTCAGGCTGGGTCAGTTTTTGCAGTATATTTTTTAGAAAAAGATAAAAAAGAGAAGAATGTTCAGGCACTTGCTGGAGTTTCAGCCTTATTAGGAATAACAGAACCGGCTATGTTTGGGGTTAATTTAAAATATAAAAGGGCCTTTTATTCATCTTTAGTTGGAAGTATGTTAGCTTGTATATTTTTAGGGCTTTATAAAGCAAGAGCAATTTCAGTGGGTATAACAGGAATATTTGTGTTTTTAATAATGCCTTTAAATAAAATAGTAATATTCTTTATTTCTGCAATAATTGCCTTTGGAATATCTTTTATATCAACATACTATTTTTTAAGAGGAACTTTAGAATAA
- a CDS encoding DUF1694 domain-containing protein, with protein MEKEILKNVEKSKDRLANILYERNQFLGIYKERVLVALTEEEVKEKLIYPEVKKALEKVIATKMVLTRRVDMKYLKKYINLANMYKVDCKIVDGLSYVGNISLVVSADDAVDIKRNPIVKSRLEIIKDRGMPLAYYDALGKKVSKRYLKIIKKLLPELLDQYKELTFFDKLCGEKCPLEEKLGGKIYG; from the coding sequence ATGGAAAAAGAAATTTTAAAAAATGTTGAAAAATCAAAGGATAGATTAGCAAATATTTTATATGAAAGAAATCAATTTTTAGGTATATATAAAGAAAGAGTTTTAGTAGCACTTACTGAGGAGGAAGTGAAAGAAAAGCTTATATATCCAGAAGTTAAAAAAGCTTTAGAAAAAGTTATAGCAACAAAAATGGTATTAACAAGAAGAGTAGATATGAAATATTTAAAAAAATATATAAATTTAGCTAATATGTATAAAGTAGACTGTAAAATAGTCGATGGTTTATCTTATGTTGGTAATATCAGTCTTGTTGTATCAGCCGATGATGCTGTGGATATAAAAAGAAACCCTATAGTAAAATCAAGGCTAGAGATAATAAAAGATAGAGGAATGCCTTTGGCTTATTATGATGCCTTAGGTAAAAAAGTTAGTAAGAGATATTTAAAAATTATAAAAAAATTGTTACCTGAATTACTTGATCAATATAAAGAGTTAACATTTTTTGATAAATTATGTGGAGAAAAATGCCCTTTGGAGGAAAAATTAGGAGGAAAAATATATGGTTGA
- the murA gene encoding UDP-N-acetylglucosamine 1-carboxyvinyltransferase: MVDGFIITGGKPLNGTIEVSGAKNAALPIIIATLIEKGEYLLKNVPNLSDIRVLFKLLESLGLKVEKKGEHEYKIINDGIKNNKAEYEIVKKMRASFLVMGPMVANLDEAIISLPGGCSIGSRPVDLHLFGFEKLGAKIVQEHGYVYVDSSNLKGDDIVLSFPSVGATQNLLIAATKIKGTTRIINAAKEPEIVDLGKFLIKMGAKIKGLGTDEITIEGVEKLKAVEYEIMPDRIEAATYVIASLITDGQIYIKNANIEELGIFKSQLESMGVRFEKKDNILKVIGKVKDLKPANIITMPHPGFPTDVQAQTMLLLALIKGKSEIEETVFENRFMHVAEFNRMGANIKIHHNTAIIEGVDSLGGADVMASDLRAGAALVLAGLIARGQTRLNRIYHVDRGYEKLEEKLIKLGADIKREKFDI; this comes from the coding sequence ATGGTTGATGGATTTATAATAACTGGAGGAAAACCCTTAAATGGTACTATAGAGGTAAGTGGAGCTAAAAATGCGGCATTGCCAATAATTATAGCAACTTTAATAGAAAAAGGAGAATATTTATTAAAAAATGTTCCTAATTTATCAGATATTAGAGTTTTATTTAAGTTATTAGAATCTTTGGGACTTAAAGTAGAAAAAAAAGGTGAACATGAATATAAAATCATAAATGATGGAATAAAAAATAATAAAGCCGAGTATGAGATTGTAAAAAAAATGAGAGCCTCATTTTTAGTAATGGGACCTATGGTAGCAAATTTAGATGAAGCAATAATATCTTTGCCAGGGGGATGTTCAATAGGTTCAAGACCAGTTGATTTGCATTTATTTGGATTTGAAAAATTAGGTGCAAAAATAGTACAAGAACATGGTTATGTATATGTGGACTCTAGTAATTTAAAAGGTGACGATATAGTTTTAAGTTTTCCATCTGTCGGAGCAACGCAAAATCTATTAATAGCAGCTACAAAAATTAAAGGTACTACTAGAATTATAAATGCAGCAAAAGAACCAGAAATAGTTGATTTAGGGAAGTTTTTAATTAAAATGGGAGCTAAAATTAAAGGTTTAGGAACTGATGAAATTACAATAGAAGGTGTAGAAAAATTAAAAGCTGTTGAATATGAAATTATGCCTGATAGAATAGAAGCAGCTACTTATGTAATAGCTTCACTTATTACTGATGGACAAATATATATAAAAAATGCAAATATAGAAGAATTAGGTATATTTAAATCGCAACTTGAATCTATGGGAGTGAGATTTGAAAAGAAAGATAATATATTGAAGGTTATAGGAAAAGTAAAGGACTTAAAACCAGCAAATATTATAACAATGCCTCATCCAGGTTTTCCTACAGATGTTCAAGCACAAACTATGCTATTATTAGCATTAATAAAGGGAAAAAGCGAAATAGAAGAAACAGTTTTTGAAAATAGATTTATGCATGTAGCAGAATTTAATAGAATGGGTGCTAATATAAAGATTCATCATAATACTGCAATTATAGAAGGTGTGGATAGCTTAGGTGGAGCAGATGTTATGGCATCGGATTTAAGAGCTGGTGCAGCCCTTGTTTTAGCAGGATTAATTGCTAGAGGTCAAACTAGACTTAATAGAATTTATCATGTTGATAGAGGTTATGAAAAATTAGAAGAAAAATTAATTAAATTAGGAGCAGATATAAAAAGAGAGAAATTTGATATATGA
- the rlmB gene encoding 23S rRNA (guanosine(2251)-2'-O)-methyltransferase RlmB: MKKIIGVNPIIEAIHAGENIDKIEIFSNIKKDNIRNLLGLASKKNIKIYYTKKRENNSQGVVAYLLEYNYYVTLEQFLEKELIKDKSTIVVLDQIQDPRNFGAIIRSCECFGVKGIIIQDRNNVKVTETVIKTSAGAIEYVDIIQVVNISQALDKLKKYGYFIYATAGEAKINYNSVNYADKSVLVVGNEGDGIRKKVREHSDMIVKIPLKGKVNSLNVSVATGICLAEMNKE, encoded by the coding sequence ATGAAAAAGATAATAGGTGTAAATCCAATAATTGAAGCTATACATGCTGGAGAAAATATAGATAAAATCGAAATATTTTCTAATATAAAAAAAGATAATATAAGAAATTTACTAGGGCTTGCAAGTAAAAAAAATATTAAAATATATTATACAAAAAAAAGAGAAAATAATTCTCAAGGAGTAGTAGCATATCTTTTAGAATATAACTACTATGTTACATTAGAACAATTCTTGGAAAAAGAATTAATAAAAGATAAATCAACAATAGTTGTATTAGATCAAATTCAAGATCCAAGAAATTTTGGGGCTATAATTAGATCTTGTGAATGTTTTGGCGTTAAAGGTATAATCATACAAGATAGAAATAATGTTAAAGTTACTGAAACAGTAATAAAAACATCAGCAGGTGCTATAGAATATGTTGATATAATACAAGTTGTTAATATATCTCAAGCATTAGATAAATTAAAAAAATATGGTTATTTCATATATGCTACAGCTGGAGAAGCAAAGATTAATTATAATAGTGTAAATTATGCAGATAAATCTGTGCTTGTTGTTGGTAATGAAGGTGATGGAATAAGAAAAAAAGTTAGAGAACATAGTGATATGATAGTTAAAATACCATTGAAGGGTAAAGTTAATTCATTGAATGTTTCAGTAGCAACAGGTATTTGTTTAGCTGAAATGAATAAGGAATAG
- a CDS encoding YhbY family RNA-binding protein, with product MQLNNKERNYLRKLAHNIEPIIRIGKMGLNDAVIDSIAKAIAKQEIIKVKILSNSDEVLTRELEEKIEKEANCTAVYAIGHTMIFFKFNKKGKITKEFMEYRKSQKNV from the coding sequence ATGCAATTAAATAATAAAGAAAGAAATTATTTAAGAAAATTAGCTCATAATATTGAACCTATTATCAGAATTGGTAAAATGGGTTTAAATGATGCAGTAATTGATAGTATTGCTAAGGCAATAGCAAAGCAAGAAATAATAAAAGTTAAGATATTATCAAATTCGGATGAAGTTTTAACAAGAGAATTGGAAGAAAAAATTGAAAAGGAGGCTAATTGTACAGCAGTATATGCTATAGGTCATACAATGATTTTTTTCAAATTTAATAAAAAAGGTAAAATAACAAAAGAATTTATGGAATATAGAAAGAGTCAAAAAAATGTCTAA
- a CDS encoding divergent PAP2 family protein: MSNGIILNNRILDIVILCVVVAQAIKIISPIFKGKKLDFSKIFETGGMPSSHSASVGSLCTALALVYGTSNPLFTISFVLAIVVMYDATGIRREAGKHAKALNRIMISDKDLFQSEEFKSFKEFLGHTPFEVAMGCLLGIVLTILFRGYLV; encoded by the coding sequence ATGTCTAATGGAATAATATTAAATAATAGAATTTTAGATATAGTTATTTTATGTGTGGTAGTTGCACAGGCTATAAAGATTATTTCTCCGATATTTAAGGGTAAAAAATTAGATTTTTCAAAAATTTTTGAAACTGGTGGTATGCCAAGTTCACATTCAGCAAGTGTAGGTTCTTTATGTACGGCATTAGCATTGGTATATGGAACAAGTAATCCACTTTTTACAATATCATTTGTATTAGCTATTGTTGTAATGTACGATGCAACTGGAATTAGAAGAGAAGCAGGAAAGCATGCCAAAGCCCTTAATAGAATTATGATTAGTGATAAAGATTTATTTCAAAGTGAAGAATTCAAATCATTCAAAGAATTTTTAGGACATACTCCTTTTGAGGTAGCAATGGGTTGTTTATTAGGAATAGTTTTGACTATATTATTTAGAGGTTATTTGGTATGA
- a CDS encoding TlyA family RNA methyltransferase, which translates to MKKRLDLILFEKGYFDSREKAKREIMAENVLINDKLLTKAGTMLKEEDILTIRIKEKLAYVSRGGLKLEGAIKTFKISFENKIVLDIGASTGGFTDCALQNKAKFVYSVDVGTNQLDYKLRINEKVLSIENTHINKLKLEQLIKGKADIVVADVSFISLTKIVKYIYDFSKENAEVVVLIKPQFEVGKEFIGKNGIVREEKYRKLAIDKVLDSFRKYKFKIIGVEPSPIKGTKGNIEYLLYLRKEENEGKD; encoded by the coding sequence ATGAAAAAAAGATTAGATCTTATTCTTTTTGAAAAAGGATATTTTGATAGTCGTGAAAAAGCTAAAAGGGAAATTATGGCAGAAAATGTTTTAATAAATGACAAATTATTAACTAAAGCTGGTACAATGCTTAAGGAAGAAGATATTTTAACTATAAGAATAAAGGAAAAACTAGCTTATGTTAGTCGAGGGGGACTAAAATTAGAAGGTGCTATAAAGACTTTTAAAATAAGTTTTGAAAATAAGATAGTATTAGATATTGGAGCATCAACTGGAGGTTTTACTGATTGTGCCTTGCAAAATAAGGCGAAATTTGTATATAGTGTTGATGTTGGAACAAATCAATTGGATTATAAACTAAGAATTAATGAAAAAGTATTAAGCATAGAAAATACACATATAAACAAATTAAAATTAGAGCAATTAATAAAGGGTAAAGCAGATATAGTTGTTGCGGATGTTTCCTTTATTTCTTTAACAAAAATTGTAAAATATATATATGATTTTTCAAAAGAAAATGCTGAAGTTGTGGTATTAATAAAACCACAATTTGAAGTGGGAAAAGAATTTATCGGAAAAAATGGAATAGTTAGAGAAGAAAAATATAGAAAGTTAGCAATAGATAAAGTTCTTGATTCATTTAGAAAATATAAATTTAAAATTATTGGTGTTGAACCATCACCTATAAAAGGAACAAAAGGGAATATAGAATATTTGCTATATCTTAGAAAGGAAGAAAATGAAGGAAAAGATTAA